TCAGGAATCACATGTCCTTGTTTGGACTCTTGCTGCTCCTGCAcagagatgtccaacatcaagttagtccatgcGATCTATCCTTTCTATCTTTTCAGAgagagagcaaactcttcccaatatttagggagcttttcaatcaccGACATCACTTGAAACTTCTCAGGTAAGACCATTCCAGACTCACCCAAATCATGAACCAatatctcaaactcatgaacctgttcatTCATGAATTTTCCATCCACCAGCTTGAAATCGAGAAACCTAGCTACATAATACTTCTTAAGTCCTTAAGAATAAGTATTGTGGAtttggtccagcttatcccaCAAAATTTTAGCTAtataggcatctgatgaataaacatcgaacaaggtATTCGCCAAAGCTGCCTAAGTGGCTCCCTAACCACCCTATCTTTCTCAGCTCATAAAGCATAAGCCTCAACAGATTTAGCATTCGCTTAATCCACAACAGGAGGATCATACTGCACCACCGGCCATAGACCCTTAACCATTAACCAGAGCTTCATCTTTTTCTACCAACGAGAAAAAGAAGCTCCTCCACTGAATTTATCAGGCATACCTGATAAACCAATAGGCTGGGGCAAACGATACGTGGTTCAATCAATGGTGGACACAATAACACCAGAACCAGAACCAGTCTCAATAATCTTAGGAATATCAGATTTGTTAACTATCTTGCTAATTACGATATAACAcaaataatctcttcaagattgtcGGGTATAATTATCACTACGCGCAACAACGGGacaattatataattataaattaacaAGAACATGCAGTAAACCAAGTAACCAAACAAAAAACGAAGACAAAATAAGAAGATATAATCAGTAACTGAATTGACAAAAAGAGGATTGAATCACTTAGCTCTAACAGAAGTTTTAACAAATTCTAAAAGAATTAATAACAGCTGAGTCGCCTAGCCTACGAGAAGCCTaaactgttcttgaagagattattacCCCACTTACGTTGTGTTGGgttgcagcaatatcgcttccaggataaaacatcACAGAGCAATGCATCCATAGTCACGTTAGCGACCTGTACCTCAGTTCGCCAAAAAAAACCTATGCAAAGATCTGTATAATATGGAGGAGAGAAAAGGAGAGAAGTAGCAGCTAGGGTTTTTAACAAGTTTGTGAGTTATGTATTTTTTTTTCCAAACGTTTAGTTCTCAGTATATAAGAAAACTAAAACAtaactgaagatatctcattaattaaaataaatattctgcGGGAAATCCTGATTGCTCCTGTTACAGTTAAACACCGACTCaaatattcatattaaaataacACCTTGAACACCCACATGCTTTAGTATTTGTATGATACACTTGCACATGGTAATATATAAAGTACACAACCTCTATTTATCTTGTCAATTTACCTTATCAATGTGGGATAAACCCACCTTTTTCAAGTTACAAACTtaactcaatttctatatggatTACACTAAAAAAATAACTTATATCCAAATTTGAAAGTTTAAGTCATCATTATAAAAAACAATCTCCAATAATTAGTTTTAGGTAATTCAATCAAGAACAAATCTAAAATATGGCTTGAACCTTACCATTTTCTAAAAGTATGTGCACAGATATAGGTGAAGTTGTTTTTGGAGCAGAGGACTGGTTACTTGCTTGTATCAGCCTAATAAAAAAACATTGCTTTTAGTTTTTATTTTCTCAACATCATTTTCTTCCCATTTCAATCCGAAACTAGCTTTGAGAACTTCCCGTAGATCATATTCTGATGACGTTGCAGCAGTTAACAACTCAGCGAAAGTTTGATTAATGGGAGCTTAATAATGTCAATGCAGGTTAGAGCTATCTATATTAGATGAAAGTAAAGTAGCTTGTGTATGGAAATAACTGGGACTGCTTGTTCCATTCAAGGTGCACTCAAACTCATATGGTGACTGTTGACCTGAGAATCTGAGACTTTAGCACAACAATAAGACAATTTATCAAATTATAATCACCGAAAGGATACCTAAAAAGTCCGTAATCCAAATCTGTGTCGTATATAAGGCTTGGGCAGGTGTTGTTCCAGAAGTCTTGTCTAGCAACAGTCATAGGCTGTGACAAGGAAGATATTGTGCATCACCTTGACAGAAAGCAGTGGGGACATAGTATATGGAGATTACGAGCGTGGCAAGGAAGATAGTAGAGGACTAAAAGGAATTAAAACACATCTTTGTCTTCAATGCAGAGGTACACAGACAAGAAGTTTCAACTCTAAGGTTAAACAAGATTTGAAATTACAGGCTTTGAAAATTTCTACGATGATGATGAACTACACAAAGAAGATGCACTAAAATATAACCTCGACAAGGTCCCGaaataaaaaataatatcaatttatcatttacataaaattaAACATCATAATTAGTGTGAAACATAAAttgaaatataataaataaatgttGTTAAATTACGTAATTAATAAAATTTCACCTTATAATTTTTGTTATGTACCTAGTGATTTTACTTGTTATATAAACCTAACATCCTAGCTTTTCCTAATACGATTATTTAAAAGTAAATCGACGCTTGGATGGACACTTACgaatagaaaataaaataaaaacaaagtTTACAGAGAGAGTAGGAGTTAATTCATGTTAGTTGAGATTTAATtgtatgaaatttttaaaatagttATATAATTTTTAAGTGAGTACCAAGATTTGGTACTTTTGTATTCTAATAGAATatggtttcgcttattaatatAGATAGTTGATAACCCGTATAAATCAGCCTGAGATAAAAAAAATCGAATTAGTATTTTTAGAGAATTGAACTCATAATCCGTGTGAAGTACAAATcgaattaatatattaatatcaaatattaaattgTTACTTGCAAAGAAGaattatgtagttaaaaaaaATCGAATCAGTTATGAATGTTCACAGTATAATTCTAATTATGCCTTGTTTTACTTGTCATATAAAACTAACATCTTAGTTTTGTTTCATTAAAACGAATTGTATAAGTATCTTATAAACCAAATATATCttattttagataatttaatataaatttgtAATATTTGATAATTAGatttttcaatatagtttatttaatattacttattattgataaaattttattttttcaaattaaaagtaaataaatattattatacctaatttaatattacttaataaaATCTAAATACAACCCATAAATCTGTTACTGTTAAAAAAAATCACTTAAAGTAAATAAACGTTATGATGAAAAATAATTAATACAATCGCCaaatcaataattttcagtttaaaaattaatatatgttactaaagtcatttactatacttaattatttttaaaataatttttccaaTTTAAAAGTATGACGTTAGGATGGACactaattaataaaatataaagtCAATTCGTTTAAGTAGTTTATTTAATAGTTAATAGTTTTTCAAATTAAAAGTGgatatatgttattttacttaattcaatgtaaattgataaaaattttaatataattccTAAATTCGcttaaaaatatattttcttttataaaaGTAAATAGAAGTTTGGATGAACATTAACTAATACAAAAGAAAATTTGCGGGGAATATAAGTCAAATTTATATTAAGTGGGTACCAAAATTTGATATTTTAGTAATTCAATATTTTGTAATATGATTTGACTTGTTAATAACAGCACAATGTGAAGAAATTGACTCAATCTCCAAGCAACCTGATGCATCTAGAATCCACACACCGAACTCCAATGCTCGCAAAAGAGCCTATAAGACAATAGGGACAATCTTTTAATCTCTAACCATCCTGCTAATTTATAGGGCCTTGAAGATCCCAAACTTGTTGTATGAATTTTGTCCACCCTACGGGAATATACATGATTTTTGTAGACTATTTTAATGTTAATGTATAACTTTTGCATATATCTGATTAAGTGAAAGAAAATTTAGAACACAACCCATGGTAGAAAATTGGATACATTTGGTTCATCATAATCATATATCACATAGTAATTCAGAATAAGGTAAAATGCTCATCTCTACCACATATGCAGATCACTTGGTATATTTAGATATCATATTTTTGATCACTTAATATGTTGTGTCCTGGTGTTGCAGTAACATAGGCAGATCACTTAATATGTTGTGTGCCGGTATTATTGATTGCCTTGCATTGCTCCATCAGCTTCCCATCCGTAAACCGCATTGGCTATTCCTCCAATTTGGTATTCTATGTTCTTTGTTGTTCTAGCTAGTGCTTCTATCTTCGATTCCAGCTTCCCCATTTTAGAACAAAATTCGCTACTGAACATTTGAATGGCTTGCTCCCAACCTGCAGACTGGATACTTTCCTGAGTTACTACTCCTTGTATCCTTTCTTGTTGAAAATTCGGCAAATATGATTGCTCAGAACCAATGTCGGAAACACCTTGATTTTTCCATGATGTGTTGACTTGACTATTACCATGCAGTACATTTCCTTGTCCTCCCAGTGAGAAATCAGAATTTCTCCAACCAGAATTATAAGTCTCATGATACGAATTATATTGTTGCTCATTAGAGGTGCCAATGTTAAATGCTTCTAACTTTTTTGTCAGTGCATCCTTCTCTGCATGAAGCTTGTTGATGTCCTCAATCTTATATAATGCTGTGGCTTTGCCATCATTACTCGATTTATCCCAGACGCTGTTGGCAGCCATCTTCTCCAAAAGAGCAAATGCATCATCAGGAGTTTTATCCATCAGACTACCATGAGCAGCTACATTAATCATTATCCTAACCCAATCACGCAAACCCTGGTAGAAAAATAACAGAACTGACGACCTAGGAAAGTCATGATTTGGGCACTTTCTCTGCATTTCTTT
This sequence is a window from Apium graveolens cultivar Ventura chromosome 9, ASM990537v1, whole genome shotgun sequence. Protein-coding genes within it:
- the LOC141684840 gene encoding uncharacterized protein LOC141684840, producing MDENKELEVRTVGDEKTSTDCKKIDPLLCHSNIVRPSVDEKNYEIELGIIELIRQDTFEGDIEREDPYDHLTSFLEICDTFKYGNVPDETIRLRLFPFSLSKNAKVWLRNQPSNVFTSWTSLSDAFLAKYFPVWKTLELQHNIACFAQGDDETLSDAWERYKEMQRKCPNHDFPRSSVLLFFYQGLRDWVRIMINVAAHGSLMDKTPDDAFALLEKMAANSVWDKSSNDGKATALYKIEDINKLHAEKDALTKKLEAFNIGTSNEQQYNSYHETYNSGWRNSDFSLGGQGNVLHGNSQVNTSWKNQGVSDIGSEQSYLPNFQQERIQGVVTQESIQSAGWEQAIQMFSSEFCSKMGKLESKIEALARTTKNIEYQIGGIANAVYGWEADGAMQGNQ